From Brassica rapa cultivar Chiifu-401-42 chromosome A06, CAAS_Brap_v3.01, whole genome shotgun sequence:
TGTGATTTCATTTTGCCAAGTAACTTGTTATTTCTTGATCTGATCGAGTTTGATGTGTTTGTTGGTGATATAGTACGAGGAGCATGGTGAGAATTTTGTGGACATGTTGGATGGAATCTTCTCCTTTGTGTTGCTGGACACAAGAGATAACTCATTCATGGTGGCTCGTGACGCGGTTGGTGTCACTTCGCTCTACATTGGTTGGGGATTAGATGGATCTCTGTGGGTCTCTTCCGAGATGAAAGGCTTACACGAAGACTGTGAGCATTTCGAAGCCTTTCCTCCAGGTCATTTGTATTCAAGCAAATCAGGAAGAGGGTTTAAGCAATGGTACAATCCTCCTTGGTTCAATGAATCTGTTCCTTCTACGCCTTATGAGCCTCTCGCAATTAGAAGCGCCTTTGAAGACgtaagaaaacattttttttcttttttttttgtaaaaacttAATTAAGAAAACTTATCTATGAAACCAATCAAAGATCTCTTTTTGTTTGTATGTGGTGTGAGAAATtaacatgtttttctttttctttttctttttctttttctttaggCTGTGATAAAGCGGTTGATGACTGATGTTCCATTTGGAGTTTTGCTATCTGGTGGTCTTGATTCTTCCCTTGTTGCATCCATCACTGCCCGTCACTTGGCCGGTACTAAGGCCGCTAAGCGATGGGGTCCTCAGCTCCATTCCTTTTGTGTCGGTCTTGAGGTAAGATATAGAACagagttactctatttataAAACATAGTTTTCATGAGAtgcaatgttttttttatatattaaaattaatatccttttgttttgttttttttctttccttctcCTTTAGGGCTCGCCGGACTTGAAGGCGGGGAAAGAAGTGGCGGAGTATTTGGGGACGGTGCACCATGAGTTCCATTTCACGGTGCAAGACGGGATTGATGCGATTGAGGATGTGATCTACCATGTCGAGACATATGATGTGACGACAATTAGAGCTAGCACACCCATGTTCTTGATGTCCAGGAAAATCAAGTCTCTAGGTGTTAAGATGGTTCTTTCCGGTGAAGGTTCTGATGAGATCTTTGGAGGGTATCTTTACTTCCACAAGGCACCTAACAAGCAAGAGTTTCACCAAGAAACTTGTCGCAAGGTATCATCTATTTAGTGTAATCACAAATAAAACATTACCCAAAGAGGAAAGATCTTTTAACTCTATGTATGCAATGCCTTGCAGATCAAGGCTCTTCACAAATACGATTGCTTAAGAGCCAACAAAGCTACCTCTGCTTTTGGTCTAGAGGCGCGTGTTCCTTTTCTGGACAAGGAGTTTATCAACACCGCTATGTCTCTCGACCCTGAATCCAAGATGGTAACTACGAAAACTCAAATACCTTCTTTCACAAGCTAACGTACACTCGCTTAAACAAACTTTTCTATTATGGGATTTGTTAGATCAAACCAGAGGAAGGGAGGATCGAGAAGTGGGTTCTAAGGAGAGCCTTTGATGATGAAGAACGTCCTTATTTGCCAAAACACATTCTCTACAGACAGAAAGAGCAGTTTAGTGATGGTGTTGGCTACAGCTGGATCGATGGCCTCAAAGCCCACGCTGCTGAAAATGTATTCCACAAAAGATCTCATATCTCTTCTGTTTAGCTAAATTTTGGTCTAGAtctgatttttttatatgttttgtttttaggtTAATGACAAGATGATGTCGAACGCTGCTTTTATCTTCCCTCACAACACCCCACTCACCAAAGAAGCTTACTATTACAGAATGATCTTTGAGAGGTTCTTCCCACAGGTAAAACTCTTATTTAATATTCAGATGATGTAAtggaaactctttttttttttttttggtttagcaAATTTACAACTTTTGAGATGCTTTTATTGTGCAGAACTCGGCAAGGCTAACTGTTCCCGGAGGTGCGACCGTGGCTTGCTCGACCGCAAAAGCGGTGGAGTGGGATGCAAGCTGGTCCAACAATATGGATCCATCTGGAAGAGCTGCGATTGGAGTTCACCTCTCGGCCTACGACGGCAGCAAAGTGGCATTGCCCTTGCCGCCACATAAGGCAATCGACGACATCCCAATGATGATGGGACAAGAAGTTGTGATTCAGACATGAGTTTGAAGGATATATAGGGGAATTGGAGTTCTTTAAAGTTGTCCTAATCGGTTTAAGTGTTTTTGTatggtttcaaaataaaattggtTTCCTGTTCTTAGGGAAATAtgaatgtataaattaattttcttgtACTATTAGTAAAGATTCGAATGCACTGTTTCTACAAAATCGATGTACATCAAtcttattataattatatgtattGTAATATGATATGAATAATGTGATTGTGCTTGTTTTCACAAAAACTTATTCATGAAATGTGTGTTTCTAGCTTTTTGTTTCCTTCAATGTATTTGAAACCTCCTAATCTTTTTGGATTTTCTCGCAAACAGATTTTGTATTCTTAGCTGTATCGCCCCTTGGTTCTCCACGTCGCCCAAAGCCACTCCTCATCGCCATGACCTCTCTCCATCTCCTCATCGTCCATTCCTCATCGCCAGCATGCGTATCATTCTTCCTCCTCACTTATTCTTCATTGTCATCTCTGATTCCTCTGTTTAATATGTTCTCTTTTGAATTTTGTCTGAAACGTTTTCCGTTTTGTCGTAATTCGAAGTTGACGTTGAAATTTTACGAAGAAAACAAGAAATACTTTAACTTGAAcacaaaaaatgtttatatCATTTCATAGACCATAATGACCAAAAACCGCAACTTCTAGTAAGCTGAAGATTTTTTTCGAGAAAAACCGTAAAACGTGTAAATCGTAAAACAGTCCAAAAATGGCCTTAAACACAACACAGCCCACCTACGACTTAGAACATAAAGCGGCCAAATCTCAGTAACGGTTTACCTTGCTTGGAGAGGATATTGGAAGAAAAAGAGGATAATGAAAGATTTCCAAAAGGATAAATCCGAATATCGACAAGACAAGAAAGATGCTAGAGGCGGATTTTCCTGAATTAAAAGTGACAGACAGTCAATAATCTCTGGGTAGAAGATTCTGAAGCCCTAAGCTGAATTGATATACACAAAATACGGGTTTTTCAAAAGCTTATGTGCCAGAATGTCCTGTTTTATGTTGACACCAAAACCGTGCCTTATTGTCCCCAAAGTGTTGGATTGATACATATCTTACATGGTTTTCACAAGATTTTGCATGTTTTCTACTCAGATGACAGTAATTCAACTCGCTCAAAGCagatattattacatatatattcaaCATAGAGTACACAATTTTacccccccaaaaaaaacatAGAGTACACAAGTAAAGTCAACGACTTTTTTAAGGTGTTGTGTCAGCCTTTGCATTGGTTGGAACGCTGGGATCGTGTCTGGTGTTTGCAGATGGATCACCATAATCCTCGATGCTCACCATCAATAATCTTTTTGCTACCCCTGTCTTCCCAAttcctaacaaaaaaaaaaaaaaattcaacctTTGTCAAACCCAAAACCAAAATCAGAACTTTGGTATAATTTAACGAATTAAaacataaagaagaagaagaagacaaattaattaaaaagaagTAAAACCTGAAACAGAAGGAGTGTTGCGGCCAGAGGATGTAACAAGTGGAAGGGTTAGTATGAGAAACAAAAGAAGACGAACTCCAAAACTCATCTCAGTTTGGTTTGGGAGGTATAGACATATGCGTCGTATATACTTATAGATGTGACATGATGATACCAAAATTGAATCTGCCGTGTGTATCCAAATGCAACCTGTTTTTCACGTGAACTAGAGACTAAACATTAAAGCCTGCCATTTTGTGTGGGTGTATGTGCGTTAAAGAACAGTGTTAGTTTGGGAGATGGGATATTAATGGCCACAAGATGACCAAGGAAATAATGACACCTGGTTAGGCTTATCATATCGGCCTCGCGAAGTTGCGCCTTGCATTTTATTCATTGTTTgtgttctctctttcttttttccagaaaacttttaaaataatacaaacaGATCAGAAAAATAAGTTtctgtttttataaaaataagcaGACACGTCAGCATAGGGTGATTTGTGAGAAGATTAAGGTTTTGAAGAGTTCACCGCAAGCAATCAGTCCCCACGCCGATGTAAGCGCCAGAGACTCAAGTCGCCGTGGAGTCGGGCTCGGAAACGAGCAAGGTAGAACTGTGAAGCAGTTGAACCCGTCATGGGTTAAAGTCGCGGAGAATGGACCATCGCTCTGAGCTTGTTCTAGCAACAGGAGTAAGTGAAGGACAAAAAGTTGTTGAAGTTCCGGATGATGTGATATCAGAATCTGTACCTCTTTGGAAGGCACCACATGTAGCAAGAATCCACTTCATATTCAATAAGATCTTGCTTTTGAGAGATAAATCTATCAAAATTGATGTCTACGTCGTCAATGATCGCACTGTGAAATTCAGAATCAAAGACGAGGGTACAAGGAAAAGGGTTTTGAAAAGGGGCATGTGGAACATTGCAAACATCCCATTAATTCTTTCAAAGTGGTCCcctgaggaggaggaagaagaggtcgaagatataaaaacaatttcaacgTGGATCATCATGAAGAATGTCCCCCACAGGATGTTCTCTTGGAAAGTCCTTGGTTTCATAGCTAGTGCTGTAGGAAAACCAAAACGCTTATACCCAAATATGCTCCAATGTAATAGCTTTGAGGAAGCGAAAGTTTTTGTCGAAGCTAATATGAAAAAAGAACTGTCGACTAGCCATCGTTTCAAGTCTAAACTTGGGGTAGATGCGGAGGTTGAAATGGTGAATAACTTTTTGGTTTCAGAAGAAACGGATTCAAGGTTAAATATTACTAACATGTGTATGATTCCAAAGACGGAGAGGTCTACAAGGATGATAGAACTGAGTCCAATTAGTCTATGTAATGTGGGGGTATAAAATTATTTCGAAGGTTTTGTGTCAGCGATTGAAAACATGCCTCCCCTCCCTCATATCGGAAACTCAATCAGCATTTGTTGCAGGAAGGTTGATTTttgataatattcttatagctCAGGAAATATTCCATGGATTGCGAACCAATAAAGCATGTCAAGGAAAGTATATGGCAATTAAAACGGACATGAATAAAGCGTATGATAGGGTGGAATGGGATTTTATCAAGGCTTTACTATAGAAGATGGGTTTTGATCTTCATTGGATTAAACTAATGATGGAGTGTATATCATATGTTCAATATCGGGTTTTACTAAATGGTCAACCACGTGGCATCATTGTTCCACATAGAGTTTTACGTCAAGGGATCCTTTATctccttatttatttatctgtgtactgaggctttaattgcaaatataaaaaaaggTGGAAAGAGGGCAACAACTAATGGGAATGAAGGTAGCCAGAGCATGTTCATCGATATCTCATTTTCTCTTCACGGACGATAGCCTCTTCTTTTATAAAACTCAAAAACAAGAGTATCAAACCATTCTCAGGATTTTAAAGAAATATGAGGTAGTATCAGGTCAActcataaattttgataagtCTTCGATCCAATTTGGACACAAGGTTAAAGAATCTGCCAGACATGAGTTAAGGGATATTTTGGGCATACAAAATTTACGAGGAATAGGATCTTACTTAGGTTTACCAAAAAATCTCGGGGGCTCCAAGATACAAGTTTTTACCTTTGTCCATGATCGGCTAAATAATAGGTTCAACGGTTGGACTTTTAAACTTTTCACAAAAAGAGAAAAGGAAGTGATCATTAAATCAGTAGTTACGACATTACCAAATCATGTGATTTCTTCCTATCATTTACCTAAGGCAACCGCAAAAAAGCTGACGAGTGCGGTAGTacaattctggtggagtccaagaggaagcacaagaggtATGCActggaaatcatgggacaaaGTATGTGTAAATAAAGACGAAGGAGGTTTGGGGTTTAAAGACATCACTGATTTCAACACAGCGATGCTCGGTCAGTTATGACTTCTGATAGAGAAGCCAAACACTTTATTTTCTCGAGTTTTCAAAGGTCGGTATTACAGGAACGcctcacccctggaaccgattcgttcatattctccgtcatatggctggcggagtatcgtatctgctagatctctggtaagcaaatgactaatcaaaagggtgggatcaTATCATCTATATTTCTATGGAATGATCCATGGTTCCAAACCACTCGTTCGAGACCAGCTAATAAAAACCAACACAATTTCTACACAACTTGGAGCTCGCAAGCAATCCGGGATTTGGTGGACCCATAGGATGTGAAATTTATAGAAAGCATACCACTGAGTAGGATTCAGATAATAGATAGAGATGGATGgcatttaaaaacaaaaaaaggaaatatacGGTTAAATCAAGATATCAGGCATAACGGATTTACCTAGACAAGGAAAGACCACCACTACTATTTGGACCCACAGTTGATGTATTGAAGGCGTTTTGTTGGAAAATACGGTGCCCACCaaagataaaaacatttttatggCAATTGGTGTCCGAATGTATAACATTTAAGCAGAATAAGCAAGTACGAAGGATACAAGGGGACATATGTTGTGCAAGATGCAGAGCCTATGAGAAATCgataaaccatgtgtttttttaatgtCCTCCAGCACTTCAGGTTTGAGCTTTCTTACAAATACAATCAAATCCAACTATTTTCCCAACAAGTTTTCTCTTCACAAACATGGATCATATCTTCTGGAGAGTTTTCCCGCAGATGGATGATCGTCAGTTTGTatggatattatggtacatttggaaagaAATGAATGATAAAGTCTTCATTAATATGGACATTGATCCTAGGGAAACACTCAAATTGGCAGAAACATAATCAACACTCTGGGATGAGGCACAAATATTGAACAAACAGAGGACAATACCACACGTAGAGGTTACGAACATATCGTCAATtataggaagatggtgtttcacagatAGTTCATGGAAAGAGAAATGATACTTTCTCCGAAAAAGGTTGGCTCAATACTCTAGAAGGATTTGATGGGCTGACGGGGACGAGGAATGTTCAGGCTAGTCTCTCTTCTGttcatgcggagatggaagcgCTACTCTAGACAATAAATTGTATGAGGAACTTACGCTAGTTTCAAGTAACGTTTGCAACGAATTGTTCTCAATTGgcgaagatggtttcggaaccaaaAGAATGACTatcttttgcaagttatttggaagatttTAAAATCCCGAAAGAAAGTTTCATCCGATCAGAGATCATCTATGTCCCAAGGACGTAAAATTTAAAGGCGGATAGCCTAGCACACAGTGTAAAGAAGCAACAGTCTTTCATCGTTCACATGGACGTAAATCTTCCAGTTTGATTCACTGAATAGtataagttgatgacaaaaaacattaaatattaGTGTAATCTAATGGAATTACGAACTTTACAAGATACACCTTACTGAAATAATTAATAGcaaaatctaaactattaaaagtgAAGTACATTTTGTATTTAACCCTAATTTTTTCGAAATAATTACCATTTCATGCTATTGGCCTAAAACAACTAAtcaatactaataattttttttccttaactCAATAATATTCCAAAAAATATTCCTATTTCAACGCAAAtaaataacaaacaaaatatcaaGTAACTAACACAATCTtattattgtgtttagaaagttttgaaattaactagattttgacccgcgctttcaaagcgcggatttatttattttatttttaattgacaaatatttagtaaatgtcatattttcatatatttgtgttttattttataaaagacttaaactttttatctttatttatcgtatttcattttaaatgactatttatgtttaaaaaattaaactttatttctttaacgaattaagttggtataactctgataaattaattttattatgtggttaatattttaataaaaaattatatatttttaataaagatttatacttttcaatgaattttttttttatgaatgcttaaattttattaagaaacgaaaaaatataataattaagaatagttttaaaaaaattatttgaatttagACTCAATAGaccaaagaaacaaaatatgagAATTAGATCTGGTTTCTTAATCAGCTCAAATGGCGCAAGAGAGatctgatgtgggctggatctaaaataaatgacccaatatagatgtgttattaatattacttgattgccTTTAATAAAACATGTAAAGTTAGTAAATAAAAAGACAGGCTAAGGTAAAAAAGACAAtaggattctgctttaatagtatatatataatatatataatatatattctatatataattatgatTCCATAGTTTCCTTTACTGAATACCATTCCCAAAATACTTTTATTGCAACGCAATAAccataataaaaatgatatcaaTCAACTAACACAATCTGTTCTattaaaactaaagtttaaAATAATACTTGCCTATTTTGAAGTCGATTCTTACAAATTTTCATTCTCTTTTTGACTAATTATAAACAATTCATTTATTGTTTTCATTTAAGcaatgttttgaaaaccggaCGGGGCATTGACTCGGCAGCATAGCTAGGTCATTGGTCGGACCGGTTCAActgggtttaaaattttaatttaattttaaattaagtaactatatatatgtataattataaaattctgttttataaaattttatatcattgttagaatctaaaaataatatgaaaaatctgaaactttaaaaagtaaaatgaaatataatgaaaaataattaatttagatagatattttaaaaatatgaatttttatgaatttttttaaacaaatgcaaatttttaatattttttacttgAATTTGAGAAAACCGAGTTTCAATATTGAACCGGATCACCGATTTTACCGAGTTTCACCGGTTTTTGACCAGGTTTGCTGCTTTACTTTAAATCCGGTTTTTAGTACAATCCGGAACCGGTTAGAAGGCCGAGTCACGGTCTGACCGACCGGTCCGGTTTTCAAAACACTGCATTTAAGtgttttattacatttttacattaatttttcaCTCTTCCAAACTACttttattaattgtatttaccataataatttgatgtcatttatttttcgtaTTAACCATAATAATTTCACGTGTTGAAATGAAATTGCTTCATTAGTGATAAGAATTCAAATCTGttaataaaaattgttttaattttttacataaTCAGTTAGACATGAGCATCCATGTATGCGTTCAGATACATATCAATTTTTGCTGAAATTGAGTTTTtcgattttaaaattaaactatgtccggttattataaatttctaaacatgGTTCTATTTGGATTCTTACGGATTCGGGTAAGTTTGTATGAagctaaaaatatctaaataacttatatacttaaaagtatcattaaaCAGTTTAGGGATGACGACCTATTTCCCCCTCATAACTATCATATAGCACTATATCTCCACCAAACTATCATCTATTGCTAAATCTCTCCGAATTGAAAGTTTGAATTTATTTCTCTCCgaaataaaaattgtaaatttatttatccATGAATCGATAGTTCTAAACATATTTACCCATAAACCATGGTTTTAGTTGGTTAATTGCTAACCAAATCATTTTTAACCagttaaaccaaaataaaatccaatttttaaataaaaccagACCCATAAACAATCCGACCCgtttttttcatcttcttcacccGTTTGTCaggtttttttaattattttttctactTCTTCATAGAATTCACAAGACATATAAATGACACAATCAAATAAGTCAAGTATCGATTGCAATCCCTTAATTCACTCTATCATTGCTCTCAATAATTCATTTAACtctctgtatatatatatctatatatatatatatatgtgctcTGCACaagatataatataatttgaagCTTCTTTAATAAACAAATACatagagaaacagagagatGTGTCTGGTCTTCAAAAGGAAGTTCAGAGTAAAAGAGCCTGGTCCCGTCAATGACGTCTGTTCTGGTCGATAACgtcaaataaaattttgagaaaTACACGGAGGGTGATGCTCACATGTCGCCGGAGCAGCTACTGAAGCTCATTGCCGCCgacgaagaaggaagaagagaaacaaGTCTCGAGGAGGTAAAACGATTATTAACGAGATTGTCGGAATCTGGGATTGATCTAACAAAGAAAGCTTATAgttactctctctctcgttGCTGATTGACATTTTCAGCAAGTTGCTGaagagaattaaaaaaaaatgagtcGGGTGAAGAAGGTGAAAAAAAAACGGGTCGGATTGTTTATGGGTctggttttatttaaaattagattttattttggtttaactggttaaaaattatttggTTAGCAATTAACCAACTAAAATCATGGTTTATGGGTAAATATGTTTTGAACTATCGATTCATggataaataaatttacaatttttatttcGGGGAGAAATAAATTCACAACTTTCAATTCGGAGAGATTTAGCATTGGGTGATAGTTTGGTGGAGATATAGTGCTATATGATAGTTAC
This genomic window contains:
- the LOC103873257 gene encoding protein PSY2, whose protein sequence is MSFGVRLLLFLILTLPLVTSSGRNTPSVSGIGKTGVAKRLLMVSIEDYGDPSANTRHDPSVPTNAKADTTP
- the LOC103873256 gene encoding asparagine synthetase [glutamine-hydrolyzing]; translated protein: MCGILAVLGCSDDSQAKRVRVLELSRRLRHRGPDWSGIYQNGFNYLAHQRLAIIDPASGDQPLFNEDKSIVVTVNGEIYNHEELRKGLKNHKFHTGSDCDVIAHLYEEHGENFVDMLDGIFSFVLLDTRDNSFMVARDAVGVTSLYIGWGLDGSLWVSSEMKGLHEDCEHFEAFPPGHLYSSKSGRGFKQWYNPPWFNESVPSTPYEPLAIRSAFEDAVIKRLMTDVPFGVLLSGGLDSSLVASITARHLAGTKAAKRWGPQLHSFCVGLEGSPDLKAGKEVAEYLGTVHHEFHFTVQDGIDAIEDVIYHVETYDVTTIRASTPMFLMSRKIKSLGVKMVLSGEGSDEIFGGYLYFHKAPNKQEFHQETCRKIKALHKYDCLRANKATSAFGLEARVPFLDKEFINTAMSLDPESKMIKPEEGRIEKWVLRRAFDDEERPYLPKHILYRQKEQFSDGVGYSWIDGLKAHAAENVNDKMMSNAAFIFPHNTPLTKEAYYYRMIFERFFPQNSARLTVPGGATVACSTAKAVEWDASWSNNMDPSGRAAIGVHLSAYDGSKVALPLPPHKAIDDIPMMMGQEVVIQT